The following are encoded in a window of Salinibacter ruber DSM 13855 genomic DNA:
- a CDS encoding LacI family DNA-binding transcriptional regulator, with product MSTTIYDIAERADVSTATVSRVFNDESGVSEDTRQHVLDAAAALNYRPHASAQNLARQHTNQIAVVAPVVANYFYMHVMRGIQHALADRDMDLMVHAPANPQDRIHEQPDPKSLNTYMARALQPGRNDGILLLSMPLTDEWADRLAETSRAVVLVDGEHPRFESFAVDSREGGYKATQHLIDRGYERIGHITVEYDPPPARYRREGYEQALRDDNRAVQDKLIAASDERPFAFSEKGGYRAMTTLLGRKPRPDAVFAASDMQAMGAMQAAHENDLRVPEDLAIVGFDDLELSRCAGLTTLRQPARTMGTRATRTLLRRIEAAGAPPVSSTVFSPELVVRRTCGERPESEAASPGFVLRDQ from the coding sequence GTGTCGACGACCATTTACGACATAGCGGAACGGGCAGACGTGTCGACGGCGACAGTGTCCCGGGTCTTCAACGACGAATCTGGGGTGAGTGAAGACACGCGGCAACATGTGCTCGACGCGGCGGCGGCCCTGAACTACCGCCCCCACGCCTCGGCACAGAACCTGGCGCGGCAGCACACGAACCAGATTGCCGTCGTGGCGCCGGTCGTGGCAAACTACTTTTACATGCACGTGATGCGTGGCATTCAACACGCCCTTGCGGACCGGGACATGGACCTCATGGTGCATGCCCCGGCGAACCCGCAGGACCGCATTCACGAGCAGCCCGATCCGAAGTCCCTCAATACCTACATGGCCCGGGCGCTCCAGCCGGGGCGGAACGACGGCATTCTTCTGCTCTCGATGCCGTTGACGGACGAATGGGCTGACCGACTGGCGGAGACCAGCCGGGCGGTCGTCCTGGTGGACGGCGAGCACCCCCGATTTGAGTCGTTCGCGGTAGACAGTCGGGAGGGGGGATACAAGGCGACGCAGCACCTGATCGATAGGGGGTACGAGCGCATCGGGCACATTACCGTCGAGTACGATCCGCCCCCGGCCCGCTACCGTCGAGAAGGCTACGAGCAGGCGCTCCGGGACGACAACCGGGCGGTGCAGGACAAACTGATCGCCGCGAGCGACGAGCGGCCGTTTGCGTTCTCCGAAAAAGGCGGGTACCGAGCCATGACGACCCTTCTCGGACGGAAGCCCCGACCGGACGCGGTGTTCGCGGCGTCGGACATGCAGGCGATGGGGGCCATGCAGGCGGCCCACGAGAACGACCTCCGTGTGCCGGAGGACCTTGCGATCGTCGGGTTCGACGATCTCGAACTGAGCCGGTGTGCCGGCCTTACGACGCTTCGCCAACCGGCCCGTACCATGGGCACCCGGGCAACCCGAACCCTGCTTCGACGCATTGAAGCGGCCGGCGCCCCCCCGGTGTCAAGCACCGTGTTCTCCCCGGAGCTCGTCGTCCGTCGGACGTGTGGGGAGCGGCCCGAGTCCGAAGCCGCGTCGCCCGGGTTCGTGCTGAGAGACCAGTGA
- a CDS encoding SusC/RagA family TonB-linked outer membrane protein translates to MQYRHSILTLALLGMALCVGAVQAQDRQTISGTVTSADDAAPLPGANVSVLGTTAGTATNAQGQYSLQVPTDADSLRFSFVGFRAQTVPIAGRTTIDVALAPAAQQIDELVVIGYGEQQAGDVTGSVDKVDAADFNESSNVSPEKLISGKVSGVQISSSSGAPGAGTFIRIRGPSSINASSRPLFVVDGVPITNDGNTAQRNPLNFLSPNDIANITVLKDASATAIYGSRGANGVILIETKNAEEGEANVNYSGSISSSSVTDQIDMLGADQFRSVVRQEAPSVSSRLGDTNTDWQDLVQRTALGQSHSLSFSRGYEDSDVRLSLNYLDEEGILQASSTERVSLSLNYNQDLLDNDLTVRTSLKGSKTTDVFEPGSMVGNAASFDPTQPVRDPGSPYGGFFEWERSLPENNPVATYIYEQNRGETYRGLGNIEAEYRMPFLTGLSLRANVGADVTTGEREFFAPTFLKGQAESTFPGSVTRASFRQLNTRLNAFLDYTRDVDEINSSIEGTLGYSWQEFNEEYPEYSVNGLSSNIYGPNRVDVLRSDSLSQVSPTVAEIPSKLISVFARVNYTFQEKYLLTATVRRDGSSKFGPANRWGTFPSAAIGWRIHREPFMDAVPAISSLKLRLSAGTAGNQEIGDFNYAPFYTAGGRRAQALFGDGAVTTIRPRAADQTIQWEETTTYNAAIDYGLFDGRVSGSLEFYRKNTDNLLFNTTAAGFSNLSNFVLTNVGEMRNQGVEFSVDGTVVNSGDFSYDAQFNASYNQNELLSISTAAEQILTGGISGGIGNQVQVLKEGEPINSFFTYEHVRDDDGSPLTGAEAAAMDTTQFVDVNGDGTINAQDRQITGNPRPDVILGHTSNLRYQNFDLSFTLRAQLGQQVYNNVASNFGNYDRIATNQVPTNVHESVLETNFQSPQYLSDEYVEGASFLRLDNVTLGYTIRSIPSVDRLRIYGRVSNALVLTGYSGPDPEVYSSGVGIDDTVYPRSRTWTAGLKIRL, encoded by the coding sequence ATGCAATACCGACACTCGATCCTGACGCTCGCGCTTTTGGGGATGGCCCTCTGCGTGGGAGCGGTTCAGGCACAAGACCGGCAGACAATCAGCGGCACGGTCACCAGTGCCGACGACGCCGCGCCGCTTCCGGGGGCGAATGTGTCCGTTCTGGGAACCACTGCCGGGACGGCCACCAACGCACAGGGCCAGTACTCGCTGCAGGTGCCCACCGACGCGGACTCGCTGCGCTTTTCCTTCGTCGGCTTCCGGGCGCAGACCGTGCCCATTGCCGGGCGCACCACGATCGACGTGGCGCTTGCCCCGGCCGCCCAGCAGATCGACGAGTTGGTGGTGATCGGGTATGGGGAGCAGCAGGCCGGTGATGTGACAGGTTCGGTTGACAAGGTTGACGCGGCCGACTTCAACGAGTCGTCCAATGTAAGTCCCGAGAAGCTCATTTCTGGAAAGGTGTCCGGGGTGCAAATCTCCTCAAGCAGTGGAGCTCCGGGGGCTGGGACCTTCATCCGTATTCGTGGACCTTCGTCGATAAATGCGAGCAGCCGTCCTCTTTTTGTAGTAGATGGCGTCCCCATCACCAACGATGGCAACACGGCTCAACGCAACCCACTGAACTTTCTGAGCCCGAACGATATCGCAAACATCACGGTGCTGAAAGACGCCTCAGCCACTGCCATCTACGGCTCGCGTGGCGCGAACGGCGTCATCCTGATTGAGACCAAGAACGCCGAGGAGGGCGAGGCCAACGTCAATTACAGCGGCTCAATCTCGTCGAGCAGCGTGACCGATCAGATCGACATGCTCGGTGCCGATCAGTTCCGCAGCGTGGTGCGTCAGGAAGCGCCCAGCGTATCGTCCCGGCTTGGCGATACCAACACTGACTGGCAGGACCTTGTCCAGCGCACTGCTCTTGGGCAGAGCCATTCCCTCAGCTTCTCGCGTGGATACGAAGACTCCGACGTTCGGCTCTCGCTAAACTACCTTGACGAGGAGGGCATTCTCCAGGCGTCCTCCACCGAGCGGGTGAGCTTGTCATTGAACTACAATCAGGACCTGCTGGATAACGACCTGACGGTGCGAACAAGCCTGAAGGGTTCGAAAACCACCGACGTGTTCGAACCTGGGTCGATGGTGGGCAACGCCGCCAGCTTCGATCCCACGCAGCCGGTGCGTGACCCAGGCAGTCCGTACGGCGGGTTCTTCGAGTGGGAGCGCTCCCTCCCCGAAAACAACCCGGTTGCGACCTACATCTACGAGCAGAACCGCGGCGAAACCTACCGCGGCCTCGGCAACATCGAGGCGGAATACCGCATGCCCTTCCTCACTGGGCTGAGCCTGCGTGCCAACGTAGGGGCTGACGTCACGACTGGCGAGCGAGAGTTCTTTGCTCCCACCTTCCTGAAGGGGCAGGCCGAAAGTACCTTCCCCGGCTCGGTCACGCGTGCAAGCTTTCGCCAGTTAAACACACGGCTCAACGCCTTCCTCGACTACACCCGCGACGTCGACGAAATCAACAGCAGTATTGAGGGCACGCTCGGCTACTCCTGGCAGGAGTTTAACGAAGAATACCCCGAGTACAGCGTCAATGGGCTGAGCTCAAACATATACGGGCCCAACCGAGTGGACGTGCTACGGTCCGACTCGCTGAGCCAGGTGAGCCCAACGGTCGCAGAAATTCCGAGCAAGCTGATATCGGTCTTTGCGCGTGTCAACTACACATTCCAGGAGAAGTACCTCTTGACGGCCACGGTGCGCCGAGACGGCTCCTCAAAGTTTGGCCCTGCCAACCGCTGGGGCACGTTTCCATCCGCCGCCATTGGCTGGCGCATTCACCGCGAGCCGTTCATGGACGCCGTGCCTGCCATTTCCTCCCTCAAGCTGCGCCTCTCCGCCGGAACCGCCGGAAACCAAGAGATTGGCGACTTCAACTACGCGCCGTTCTACACCGCGGGCGGGCGCCGCGCCCAGGCCCTCTTCGGGGACGGGGCCGTGACCACGATTCGGCCGCGTGCCGCCGATCAGACGATCCAGTGGGAAGAGACGACCACCTATAACGCCGCGATCGACTACGGCCTGTTCGACGGCCGCGTGAGCGGATCGCTGGAGTTCTACCGCAAGAATACCGACAACCTCCTCTTCAACACCACCGCCGCCGGGTTCTCAAACCTGAGCAACTTTGTGCTCACGAACGTGGGAGAGATGCGCAACCAGGGCGTTGAGTTCTCGGTGGACGGCACCGTGGTAAACTCGGGCGACTTCTCCTACGATGCCCAGTTCAACGCGTCTTACAACCAGAACGAGCTGCTCAGCATCAGCACAGCCGCCGAACAAATCCTCACCGGAGGCATCAGTGGAGGCATCGGCAACCAGGTGCAGGTTCTGAAGGAGGGCGAGCCGATCAACTCCTTCTTCACTTATGAGCACGTGCGCGACGACGACGGCTCGCCACTTACGGGGGCCGAGGCCGCCGCGATGGACACCACGCAGTTCGTGGACGTGAACGGCGACGGCACCATTAACGCACAGGACCGGCAAATTACCGGCAACCCGCGCCCGGATGTCATCCTCGGGCACACGTCGAACCTACGCTACCAGAACTTCGACCTCAGCTTTACGCTGCGGGCGCAGCTCGGCCAGCAGGTATACAACAACGTGGCGTCAAACTTTGGCAACTACGATCGGATTGCCACCAACCAGGTCCCGACCAACGTCCACGAGTCGGTATTAGAGACAAACTTTCAATCCCCGCAGTATCTCTCCGATGAGTATGTGGAAGGTGCCTCGTTCCTGCGTCTTGACAACGTAACTCTCGGGTATACCATCCGGTCGATACCGTCTGTAGATCGCCTACGCATATATGGCCGAGTGAGTAACGCCCTCGTGCTCACCGGCTATAGTGGTCCCGACCCGGAGGTTTACTCCTCGGGGGTTGGCATCGACGACACCGTGTATCCGCGCTCCCGCACCTGGACCGCCGGTCTCAAAATCCGGCTCTAA
- a CDS encoding RagB/SusD family nutrient uptake outer membrane protein, whose amino-acid sequence MMTIFGRASLGLMLLLAVAVGLSGCDQVGTQPKGLASGDNIFQDDGAYESYLAKLYAGLNVTGQSGPAGNADIEGIDEGFSQYVRLWWQMQELPTDEAVITFQDAGGAPQTLQRTNWSSTNGFLSAMYARISFQVMQANEFLRESTPGKLDSRGVSQEVQDKMPQWRAEARFLRALSYWHGVDLFGGIPVVTQDQPRGGAPPSDNTRREVFEFVESELLAIIDGEGESLVPIGAAPYGRADRAAAYMVLANLYLNAPVYLDNPQEVIGADPMNRAVEYAGRVIDSGAFSLETNYQDLFLADNHTADGVVFAIPHDGETTQHYGGTQFLTHAAVGGNMEPSTYGIDFGYAGLRTTPEGVNLYSEASDDRRIFFTDGQSLEVNDLLNFQDGYAVPKYQNVASDGQPGVNPTFPDTDYPMFRLAEAYLIYAEAAVRGASDGDIGRAVSLVNDLRQRAGLGRDVAASDLQDLDQSGTPFLLQERGRELFWEARRRMDLIRFGLFTGGNYAWSWKGNDQAGASIPDYRALYPLPQSELQVNPNLDQNTGY is encoded by the coding sequence ATGATGACGATATTCGGACGCGCCTCCCTGGGCCTCATGCTCCTGCTTGCCGTAGCCGTCGGACTCTCCGGCTGCGATCAGGTCGGCACGCAGCCGAAGGGCCTGGCCTCCGGAGACAACATCTTTCAGGACGACGGGGCCTACGAGTCGTACCTTGCCAAGCTGTACGCCGGCCTGAACGTGACGGGACAGTCGGGGCCGGCCGGCAATGCCGACATTGAAGGCATCGACGAGGGGTTCTCGCAGTACGTGCGGCTCTGGTGGCAAATGCAGGAGCTCCCAACCGACGAGGCTGTGATTACTTTTCAGGACGCCGGCGGCGCTCCGCAGACCCTCCAGCGCACCAACTGGTCGTCGACGAACGGCTTCCTTTCGGCAATGTACGCGCGCATCTCCTTCCAGGTGATGCAGGCCAACGAGTTTTTGCGAGAGTCCACTCCGGGCAAGCTCGACTCGCGCGGGGTGAGCCAGGAGGTGCAGGACAAGATGCCGCAGTGGCGTGCCGAGGCGCGGTTCCTGCGCGCCCTCAGCTACTGGCACGGGGTGGACCTCTTCGGGGGCATTCCGGTAGTGACGCAGGACCAGCCCCGGGGCGGCGCCCCACCGTCGGACAACACGCGCCGAGAGGTTTTTGAGTTCGTGGAGAGCGAGCTGCTGGCCATTATCGACGGGGAGGGCGAGTCCCTTGTGCCCATCGGGGCCGCCCCGTACGGCCGGGCCGACCGCGCGGCCGCCTACATGGTGCTGGCCAACCTCTACCTCAACGCTCCCGTCTACCTTGACAACCCGCAGGAGGTCATCGGCGCGGATCCCATGAACCGCGCCGTGGAATACGCCGGACGCGTGATCGACTCGGGTGCCTTTTCGCTTGAGACGAACTACCAGGACCTGTTTCTGGCCGACAACCACACCGCTGACGGGGTCGTCTTCGCCATTCCGCACGACGGGGAAACGACCCAGCACTACGGCGGCACGCAGTTCCTGACCCACGCGGCCGTAGGCGGCAACATGGAGCCCAGCACGTACGGCATCGACTTCGGCTACGCCGGCCTGCGCACCACCCCTGAGGGGGTGAACCTGTACAGCGAAGCGTCCGACGACCGACGCATCTTCTTTACCGACGGCCAGTCGCTGGAGGTGAATGACCTGCTCAACTTCCAGGATGGCTACGCGGTGCCGAAGTACCAAAACGTGGCCTCGGACGGGCAACCGGGCGTGAATCCGACCTTCCCGGACACCGATTACCCGATGTTCCGCCTCGCGGAGGCCTACCTCATCTACGCCGAAGCGGCCGTGCGGGGCGCTAGTGACGGCGACATTGGCCGGGCCGTCTCCCTCGTGAATGACCTGCGGCAGCGGGCTGGCTTGGGCCGCGACGTGGCGGCCTCGGACCTGCAGGACCTCGACCAGTCGGGCACGCCGTTCTTGTTGCAGGAGCGCGGGCGCGAGCTCTTCTGGGAAGCCCGCCGCCGGATGGACCTAATTCGGTTCGGCCTGTTCACCGGCGGCAACTACGCGTGGTCCTGGAAGGGTAACGACCAGGCGGGGGCTTCCATCCCGGATTATCGGGCTCTGTATCCGCTCCCGCAGTCGGAGCTGCAGGTGAACCCGAACCTGGATCAGAACACGGGCTATTAG